The Nitrospira sp. CR1.1 genome has a segment encoding these proteins:
- a CDS encoding PIN domain-containing protein, with protein MVLDSSGWIEFFTGGPLADRYAAYLASRYDLIMPSIVLYEVYKEIKRERGKELAILFSGRLHATRVAPLTESIAYLAADLSLRHGLAMADAIVCATAQDQNAEVITGDADLKDLPEVLYLK; from the coding sequence ATTGTGTTGGATTCCAGCGGATGGATCGAATTCTTTACCGGCGGACCATTAGCTGATCGCTATGCCGCATATCTTGCTTCCCGATACGACCTCATCATGCCGTCGATCGTGTTGTATGAAGTCTATAAGGAGATTAAACGCGAGCGTGGCAAGGAACTAGCCATACTGTTCTCCGGACGGCTTCATGCGACCCGGGTGGCGCCACTCACGGAATCCATCGCCTATTTGGCTGCGGATCTCAGCCTTCGGCACGGTTTGGCGATGGCAGATGCGATTGTCTGCGCGACGGCCCAAGACCAGAATGCAGAGGTGATTACAGGCGATGCCGATTTAAAAGATTTACCTGAAGTGCTCTACCTAAAGTAG
- a CDS encoding peptidylprolyl isomerase — MESPAWYICAMTMQFQKKDPRATISTPFGDIRIRFYPDDAPRHVENFINLAKMGFYDDTTFHRVVPGFIIQGGDPLSKTPDRLLHGTGGPGYFLNPETNDRPHKRGAISMAKMPRDGNSTRDFNDNGSQFFISLEDNGGLDRRYSIFGEIIRGIEVIDMIAKMPRDERDNPLEPIRMKVTVKE, encoded by the coding sequence ATGGAATCTCCCGCCTGGTACATTTGCGCCATGACCATGCAATTCCAGAAAAAAGATCCCCGTGCCACGATCAGCACCCCGTTCGGCGACATCCGGATTCGGTTTTACCCGGACGACGCCCCCCGTCACGTGGAGAACTTCATCAACCTGGCCAAGATGGGCTTTTACGACGACACCACCTTTCATCGTGTGGTGCCGGGCTTCATCATTCAAGGCGGCGACCCGTTGAGCAAGACGCCGGATCGCCTGCTGCACGGCACGGGTGGCCCCGGCTATTTCCTCAATCCCGAGACGAACGACCGGCCCCATAAGCGCGGCGCGATCTCGATGGCGAAGATGCCCCGCGACGGCAATAGCACGCGCGACTTCAACGACAACGGTTCTCAGTTTTTCATTTCCCTTGAGGACAACGGCGGGCTCGACCGGCGCTATTCGATTTTCGGCGAAATCATCCGGGGCATCGAAGTCATCGACATGATCGCCAAGATGCCGCGCGACGAGCGCGACAATCCGCTGGAGCCGATTCGCATGAAGGTGACGGTCAAGGAATAG
- a CDS encoding AbrB family transcriptional regulator: protein MSMTTISSRFQIVIPKDVREKLHLVPQQRLQVLEKGGVIALVPEAPLKSLKGALKGMSKTGIREKKNRL, encoded by the coding sequence ATGTCCATGACCACCATTTCGTCAAGGTTTCAAATCGTGATTCCTAAAGACGTGAGGGAAAAACTGCACTTGGTTCCGCAGCAACGGTTGCAGGTTCTGGAAAAAGGTGGAGTCATTGCGCTTGTGCCGGAAGCACCGCTGAAGTCTCTGAAGGGTGCGCTCAAGGGTATGTCTAAGACAGGGATTCGAGAAAAGAAGAATCGGCTGTGA
- the amrB gene encoding AmmeMemoRadiSam system protein B, which translates to MRLTMESTPTMTAKDPKQYPLLRNLQFSPIKEGEEQFIVLWDPTGLSKERLVLPLNYFFIVQHLDGEHSVQDIGAIYLKRFGEFLMPNKVEQLLADLDTKLFLEGERTEQAKQQALNAYRQAPARSAQFAGRSYEADPAKLRAQINSFFVSKEGPEVKASEHKGKLIKALVAPTYELKHAGPIYAWAYKELQDAQKPDLYVVIGTAYSGLEQPIAVTDKDFHTPLGLVKVERAVTDRLREQIPAAFTDELAHHNEHALEFQLPFLQESLGQDRAYTIVPILTAFSANSLRDPQIREQVETFLQTLKEALAATGKSYCVVVGAELAHIGMRYGDSAPPTDFSFHRCMQTDLEMLKHVENRDPEEFAKFIQKENDQRRISGFSPIYSMLRLIQAETGQVLRYDRGITDQYNSTVTYASMAFF; encoded by the coding sequence ATGCGCCTCACTATGGAATCCACACCGACCATGACCGCCAAAGATCCCAAGCAGTATCCGCTGCTGCGCAATCTGCAATTTTCACCGATCAAGGAAGGGGAGGAGCAGTTCATCGTGCTCTGGGACCCCACCGGATTGAGCAAGGAACGCTTGGTCCTGCCGTTGAATTATTTCTTCATCGTGCAGCACCTCGACGGGGAGCATAGCGTTCAGGATATCGGGGCGATTTATCTGAAGCGCTTCGGCGAATTCCTCATGCCGAATAAGGTCGAGCAGTTGCTGGCCGATCTGGATACCAAACTGTTTCTGGAAGGGGAGCGGACCGAGCAGGCCAAGCAGCAGGCGCTCAACGCGTACCGCCAGGCCCCCGCCCGCTCGGCGCAATTTGCCGGTCGCAGCTATGAAGCCGATCCCGCCAAGTTGCGCGCGCAGATCAACAGCTTCTTCGTGTCGAAAGAAGGCCCGGAAGTGAAGGCCTCCGAACACAAGGGCAAACTCATCAAGGCGCTCGTCGCGCCCACCTACGAACTGAAACATGCCGGACCGATTTATGCCTGGGCCTACAAAGAATTGCAGGACGCCCAGAAGCCGGATCTCTATGTCGTCATCGGGACTGCCTACTCAGGCCTTGAACAACCGATCGCCGTCACGGACAAGGATTTCCACACACCATTGGGGCTCGTAAAGGTCGAACGCGCGGTCACCGACCGCCTGCGCGAACAGATCCCCGCCGCTTTCACCGACGAATTGGCACATCACAATGAACATGCATTGGAATTTCAGCTGCCGTTCCTGCAAGAGAGTCTCGGCCAGGACCGGGCGTATACGATTGTTCCGATCCTCACGGCGTTTTCAGCGAACAGCTTGCGCGATCCGCAGATTAGGGAGCAGGTCGAGACGTTTCTTCAGACCTTAAAAGAGGCGCTCGCCGCCACCGGCAAGTCCTATTGCGTCGTGGTCGGCGCGGAACTGGCCCACATCGGCATGCGCTATGGCGACTCGGCCCCGCCGACAGACTTCTCCTTCCATCGCTGCATGCAGACCGATCTCGAAATGCTCAAACATGTCGAGAATCGCGACCCGGAAGAGTTCGCCAAGTTCATTCAGAAAGAAAACGATCAGCGCCGTATCTCGGGCTTCTCGCCGATTTACTCCATGCTGCGTCTGATTCAGGCGGAAACGGGGCAGGTGCTGCGGTACGATCGCGGGATCACGGATCAGTATAATTCCACCGTAACTTATGCCAGCATGGCCTTCTTCTAA